The following proteins are co-located in the Pseudomonas fluorescens genome:
- a CDS encoding Maf family protein, with protein MNSLYLASGSPRRRELLTQIGVPFTVVSAAIDETPLTNESAVAYVERLARGKATAGFSALEQPSGVCVLGADTAVIVDGQILGKPVDQADALAMLLALSDREHEVLTAIAVTDGQRCETRCVSSRVRFRGICVEEATTYWHSGEPQDKAGGYAIQGLGSVFVAGLNGSYSAVVGLPVCETAQLLGQFGIPCWQNLTAR; from the coding sequence ATGAATTCGCTTTATCTGGCCTCGGGCTCCCCAAGGCGGCGTGAACTGCTGACCCAGATCGGTGTGCCATTCACCGTGGTCAGTGCCGCTATTGATGAAACTCCTCTTACAAACGAATCCGCCGTTGCCTACGTCGAGCGCCTTGCTCGGGGTAAGGCGACGGCGGGTTTTTCTGCGCTTGAACAACCCTCCGGCGTCTGTGTGCTGGGGGCCGACACTGCCGTCATCGTTGATGGTCAGATCTTGGGCAAGCCCGTGGATCAAGCGGATGCCCTGGCGATGTTGCTGGCTCTTTCCGATCGAGAACATGAAGTGCTCACCGCCATTGCCGTCACTGACGGCCAGCGCTGCGAAACTCGGTGTGTAAGCAGTCGCGTACGGTTTCGTGGGATTTGTGTCGAGGAGGCTACAACCTACTGGCACAGTGGTGAGCCACAGGACAAAGCCGGCGGCTATGCTATCCAAGGGCTGGGGTCGGTGTTCGTCGCCGGACTCAACGGCAGCTATTCCGCTGTGGTAGGCCTGCCGGTGTGCGAAACCGCGCAACTGCTTGGCCAATTCGGCATACCCTGTTGGCAAAACCTTACCGCGCGCTGA
- the rng gene encoding ribonuclease G has product MSEEILINITPMESRVAVVENGVLQEVHVERTQKRGIVGNIYKGKVVRVLPGMQAAFVDIGLDRAAFIHASEISLREGPAVESISALVHEGQSLVVQVTKDPIGSKGARLTTQLSIPSRYLVYMPRTAHVGISLKIEDEAERERLKKVVSDCVAAEGIKEAGGFILRTAAEGAGADEILMDIRYLRRLWDQIGAQIKTIGAPSVIYEDLGLALRTLRDLVSPKIEKIRIDSRETFQRTTQFVAELMPEIADRLEHYPGERPIFDLYGVEDEIQKALERKVPLKSGGYLVVDPAEAMTTIDVNTGAFVGHRNLEETIFKTNLEAATAIARQMRLRNLGGIIIIDFIDMEDEEHQRQVLRTLEKQLERDHAKTNIIGITELGLVQMTRKRTRESLEQVLCEPCSSCQGRGKLKTPETVCYEIFREILREARAYQAEGYRVLANQKVVDRLLDEESGNVAELEGFIGRTIRFQVETMYSQEQYDVVLL; this is encoded by the coding sequence ATGAGTGAAGAGATTCTGATCAATATCACGCCGATGGAATCGCGCGTGGCGGTGGTAGAAAACGGTGTTCTGCAAGAAGTGCACGTCGAGCGCACACAGAAGCGCGGGATCGTTGGCAACATCTATAAAGGCAAGGTTGTGCGCGTGTTGCCGGGGATGCAGGCGGCGTTCGTTGACATCGGCCTGGACCGTGCCGCTTTTATTCACGCTTCGGAAATTTCCCTGCGCGAAGGCCCTGCGGTCGAGAGCATCAGCGCGTTGGTGCATGAAGGACAGAGCCTGGTGGTGCAAGTCACCAAGGACCCTATCGGCTCCAAAGGCGCTCGCTTGACGACACAACTGTCAATTCCGTCGCGTTATCTGGTGTACATGCCGCGGACTGCCCACGTCGGCATTTCCTTGAAAATCGAAGATGAAGCCGAGCGCGAACGCCTGAAAAAGGTGGTCAGCGACTGCGTGGCCGCCGAAGGCATCAAGGAAGCCGGTGGTTTTATCTTGCGCACCGCCGCAGAAGGCGCCGGCGCCGATGAAATCCTGATGGACATCCGCTACCTGCGGCGTTTGTGGGACCAGATCGGAGCACAGATCAAAACCATCGGTGCGCCGAGCGTCATCTATGAAGACCTGGGCCTGGCCCTGCGCACGCTGCGTGACCTGGTCAGCCCGAAGATTGAGAAAATTCGCATCGACTCGCGGGAAACCTTCCAGCGCACCACGCAGTTTGTTGCCGAGCTGATGCCGGAAATTGCCGACCGCCTGGAGCACTATCCTGGTGAGCGGCCGATCTTCGACCTGTATGGCGTTGAAGACGAAATCCAGAAAGCCCTGGAGCGCAAAGTACCGCTCAAGTCCGGCGGCTATCTGGTGGTGGACCCGGCGGAAGCCATGACCACCATCGACGTCAACACCGGCGCATTTGTCGGCCATCGCAACCTTGAAGAAACCATTTTCAAGACCAACCTCGAAGCAGCCACCGCTATCGCGCGTCAGATGCGCCTGCGCAACCTGGGCGGCATCATCATCATCGACTTCATCGACATGGAAGACGAAGAACACCAGCGCCAAGTGCTGCGCACGCTCGAGAAGCAGCTTGAGCGCGATCACGCCAAGACCAATATCATCGGTATTACCGAACTGGGCCTGGTGCAGATGACCCGCAAACGCACCCGCGAAAGCCTTGAGCAAGTGCTGTGCGAACCTTGCAGCAGTTGCCAGGGGCGCGGCAAGTTGAAGACCCCGGAAACGGTTTGCTACGAGATCTTCCGGGAAATCTTACGGGAGGCGCGTGCTTACCAGGCCGAGGGTTACAGAGTGCTTGCCAACCAGAAAGTGGTCGATCGCTTGCTGGATGAGGAGTCGGGCAACGTTGCTGAACTGGAGGGGTTTATCGGACGCACGATTCGCTTTCAGGTCGAAACCATGTATTCCCAGGAACAATACGACGTGGTGCTGCTCTGA
- a CDS encoding YhdP family protein: MERLKRFFAALTRWSLGVCALLLVLAAVYVSLGRELVPLVAEYRAEIEAKAQAAVDVPLQIGSLEGRWSGFAPVLLAHDVMVGEGNSALRLDQVEVVPDIWASLMAREVRIAHLEVSGLQLSVKEDKDGHWALQGLPVQDDQPLDPEQLLTRMQIVKRVSLLDSQVTLQPFGEAPLTLTYVGLSLHSGEARQRLDARLTLPDGQPLALSLRSRIRASQWKEGEVEAYLSLPQSDWAKWIPAKLTQQWKLTQLKAGGEFWLTWAKGTVQSAVVRLNSPQVKGSYADRKPVHIENLALNAYLQRSDSGLKVLFDSLAMNIGETRWESQLQLQQSLATEKAQETWKLQADRLDLTPITPLLNALAPLPKGFATTIEHLKATGLLRNVLVDFRPQDTTDQKVSFAANLERIGFDAYFGAPAARNVSGSISGDLGHGELRMDSKDFSLHLYPIFAKPWQYMQANARLTWTLDKEGFTLIAPYIKVLGEEGKVAADFLIRLHFDHAQEDYMDLRVGMVDGDGRFTSKYLPAVLSPSLDEWLRTAILKGAVDQGFFQYQGSLNHDALPAARNISLFFKVHDAELAFQPGWPHVSKVNGEVFVEESGVRILASKGQLLDTKVKDVYVNIPHAPAGKDSHLLITGGFAGGLGDGLKILQDAPIGTGSTFAGWKGEGDLQGKLDLDIPLAKGTEPTIVVDFQTDKARLQLAEPTLDLTQLKGDFRFDSAKGLSGQNISAKAFDRPITAQILADGKPGSLSTRVIAKGQVTVKRLTDWLKISQPLPVSGDIPYQLQVTLDGADSQLMVSSTMKGVAVDLPAPFGMPASQGRDSVFRMTLQGAERRYWFSYGELASFTFAAPADKFNDGRGELFLGNGDAVLPAAKGLRIRGVLSELDIDPWKKLVDRYAGNDPGGSAKQLLSGADFKVGKLTGFGTQFDQVTLQLDRKPTAWGLQLDSQQAKGTVNLPDAKGAPIAINLQYVKLPAVDPTVQADENAPDPLADIDPKEIPALDIAINQLFQGPDLVGAWSLKIRPTAKGLAFNNLDLGLKGMQLKGAGGWEGAPGASSSWYRGRLDGKNIADVLKGWGFAPTVTSDDFHLDVDGRWPGSPAWVGPKRFSGSLDAAFRKGQFVEVEGGAQALRVFGLLNFNSIGRRLRLDFSDLLGKGLSYDRVKGLLAASDGVFVTREPITMTGPSTNLELNGTLDLVADRVDAKLLVTLPVTNNLPIAALIVGAPAIGGALFLIDKLIGDRVSRFASVQYKVEGPWKDPKITFDKPFEKPN; this comes from the coding sequence ATGGAGCGTCTGAAACGCTTTTTTGCCGCTTTGACCCGTTGGAGCCTGGGCGTGTGCGCCTTACTGCTGGTATTGGCGGCGGTGTACGTGAGCCTGGGTCGTGAGTTGGTCCCGCTGGTGGCCGAATATCGCGCCGAAATCGAAGCCAAGGCTCAGGCTGCGGTGGATGTGCCCCTGCAAATCGGCAGCCTGGAAGGGCGCTGGAGCGGCTTTGCGCCAGTATTGCTGGCCCATGACGTGATGGTCGGTGAAGGCAACAGCGCCTTGCGCCTGGATCAGGTCGAAGTGGTGCCGGATATCTGGGCCAGCCTCATGGCCCGTGAAGTGCGTATTGCTCATCTGGAAGTCAGCGGGTTGCAGTTGAGCGTCAAGGAAGACAAGGACGGCCACTGGGCACTTCAAGGTCTGCCGGTGCAGGACGACCAGCCGTTGGACCCGGAGCAGTTGCTGACACGCATGCAGATCGTCAAGCGTGTGTCGTTGCTGGACAGCCAGGTCACCCTGCAACCGTTCGGCGAGGCGCCGCTGACCCTGACCTACGTGGGCCTGAGCCTGCACAGCGGTGAGGCGCGCCAACGTCTGGACGCACGCTTGACCCTGCCCGACGGCCAGCCGCTTGCCTTGAGCCTGCGTAGCCGAATTCGTGCAAGCCAATGGAAAGAGGGCGAAGTCGAGGCCTACCTCAGCCTGCCTCAAAGCGACTGGGCCAAATGGATTCCGGCCAAGCTGACCCAGCAATGGAAACTCACGCAATTGAAGGCGGGCGGGGAGTTCTGGCTGACGTGGGCCAAGGGCACCGTGCAAAGCGCTGTGGTGCGCCTCAATTCACCTCAGGTGAAGGGCAGCTACGCGGACCGTAAGCCGGTACATATCGAAAACCTCGCCCTCAACGCTTACCTGCAACGCAGTGATAGTGGCCTGAAGGTGCTGTTCGATTCGCTGGCGATGAACATCGGCGAGACCCGTTGGGAGTCGCAACTGCAATTGCAGCAAAGCCTGGCCACCGAAAAAGCACAGGAAACCTGGAAGCTTCAGGCCGATCGGTTGGACCTGACCCCGATTACGCCGTTACTGAATGCCCTGGCGCCGTTGCCGAAAGGGTTTGCCACCACCATCGAACACCTGAAAGCCACAGGCCTGTTGCGCAATGTGCTGGTGGACTTCCGCCCGCAGGACACGACCGATCAGAAAGTCAGCTTCGCCGCCAACCTTGAGCGCATCGGCTTTGATGCGTACTTCGGCGCGCCGGCCGCACGTAACGTGTCCGGCAGCATCAGCGGTGACCTTGGCCATGGCGAGTTGCGCATGGACAGCAAGGACTTTTCCCTGCACTTGTACCCGATCTTCGCCAAGCCCTGGCAGTACATGCAGGCCAACGCGCGCCTGACATGGACGCTGGATAAAGAAGGCTTCACCCTGATCGCCCCGTATATCAAGGTGCTGGGCGAAGAGGGCAAGGTCGCCGCAGACTTCTTGATTCGCCTGCATTTCGACCATGCCCAAGAAGACTATATGGACCTGCGGGTCGGCATGGTCGATGGCGATGGGCGCTTCACCTCCAAATATCTGCCGGCGGTATTGAGCCCTTCGCTGGATGAATGGTTGCGCACGGCGATTCTCAAAGGTGCGGTGGATCAAGGTTTCTTCCAGTACCAGGGGTCGTTGAACCACGACGCGCTGCCCGCTGCGCGCAATATCAGCCTGTTCTTCAAGGTGCATGACGCCGAACTGGCATTCCAGCCGGGTTGGCCGCATGTGAGCAAAGTGAATGGCGAAGTGTTTGTCGAGGAGAGCGGTGTGCGTATCCTGGCCAGCAAGGGCCAGTTGCTCGACACCAAGGTCAAGGACGTCTATGTCAACATCCCACACGCGCCGGCCGGCAAGGACAGCCATCTGCTGATCACCGGAGGGTTTGCGGGTGGTTTGGGCGATGGCCTGAAAATCCTTCAGGACGCGCCGATAGGCACTGGCTCGACCTTCGCCGGTTGGAAAGGCGAGGGTGACCTGCAAGGCAAGCTGGATCTGGACATTCCTTTGGCCAAGGGCACCGAGCCCACTATTGTCGTGGACTTTCAGACTGACAAGGCTCGCTTGCAATTGGCGGAGCCGACTCTGGATCTGACCCAGCTCAAGGGCGATTTCCGCTTCGACAGCGCCAAGGGCCTGAGCGGCCAGAACATCTCGGCCAAGGCGTTCGATCGCCCCATCACTGCGCAGATCCTCGCCGACGGCAAGCCAGGTAGTCTCAGTACGCGGGTCATTGCCAAGGGCCAGGTCACGGTCAAGCGGCTGACGGACTGGTTGAAAATCAGCCAGCCGTTGCCGGTGTCCGGTGATATCCCTTACCAATTACAAGTGACCCTGGACGGCGCGGACAGCCAACTGATGGTCAGCTCCACTATGAAAGGCGTGGCGGTGGACCTGCCGGCGCCTTTTGGCATGCCCGCCAGCCAAGGCCGCGACAGCGTGTTCCGCATGACCTTGCAGGGCGCCGAGCGGCGTTACTGGTTCAGTTACGGCGAGCTGGCGAGTTTTACCTTTGCAGCGCCGGCGGACAAATTCAATGACGGCCGCGGGGAGCTGTTCCTCGGCAATGGTGATGCCGTGCTGCCTGCTGCCAAAGGCTTGCGGATTCGCGGTGTGCTTTCTGAGCTGGATATCGACCCGTGGAAAAAACTGGTCGACCGCTACGCGGGTAATGACCCCGGCGGGAGCGCCAAGCAACTGCTCAGTGGTGCGGACTTTAAGGTGGGCAAGCTGACCGGCTTTGGTACTCAGTTTGACCAAGTCACCTTGCAGCTTGACCGCAAGCCGACAGCCTGGGGTTTGCAGCTTGACAGTCAGCAGGCCAAAGGCACGGTAAATTTGCCGGACGCCAAAGGCGCGCCCATTGCGATCAATCTGCAGTATGTGAAATTACCGGCCGTAGACCCCACCGTTCAGGCGGACGAAAATGCGCCGGATCCATTGGCGGATATTGATCCCAAAGAGATTCCGGCACTCGATATCGCTATCAACCAACTGTTCCAGGGGCCTGACCTGGTGGGCGCCTGGTCGCTGAAGATTCGACCGACCGCCAAAGGCCTGGCCTTCAACAACCTGGACTTGGGCCTCAAGGGAATGCAGCTCAAAGGCGCCGGTGGCTGGGAGGGTGCGCCCGGTGCGAGCAGCAGTTGGTACAGGGGCCGCCTGGATGGCAAGAACATCGCCGATGTGCTCAAGGGCTGGGGCTTTGCGCCGACGGTAACCAGCGATGACTTCCACCTGGACGTGGATGGTCGTTGGCCGGGTTCGCCGGCGTGGGTCGGGCCCAAGCGTTTCTCCGGTAGCCTGGATGCCGCGTTCCGCAAAGGTCAGTTCGTTGAAGTGGAAGGTGGCGCCCAGGCCCTGCGGGTGTTTGGGTTGCTGAACTTCAACTCCATTGGCCGCCGTTTGCGCCTGGACTTTTCCGACTTGCTCGGCAAAGGCTTGAGTTATGACCGGGTCAAAGGTTTGCTGGCCGCCAGTGATGGTGTGTTTGTGACCCGTGAGCCGATCACCATGACGGGGCCTTCTACCAACCTGGAGCTCAATGGCACCCTGGATCTGGTGGCTGACCGTGTCGACGCCAAATTGCTGGTCACATTGCCGGTCACCAATAACCTGCCGATTGCCGCGCTGATCGTGGGGGCGCCGGCCATTGGTGGCGCATTGTTCCTGATCGACAAGCTGATCGGTGATCGTGTTTCGCGCTTCGCCAGTGTGCAATACAAAGTGGAAGGCCCTTGGAAGGATCCAAAAATCACCTTCGACAAGCCATTTGAAAAGCCAAACTGA
- a CDS encoding carbon-nitrogen hydrolase family protein — translation MSFAVIQMVSQSDVLANLAQARRLLEQAAAGGAKLAVLPENFAAMGRRDVADIGRAEALGDGPILPWLKQTARDLTLWIVAGTLPLPPKDQPDAKSNACSLLIDDRGEIVARYDKLHLFDVDVADARGRYRESDDYAFGSNVVVADTPVGRLGLTVCYDLRFPELYSELRAAGAELITAPSAFTAVTGAAHWDVLIRARAIETQCYLLAAAQGGVHPGPRETFGHAAIVDPWGRVLAQQDQGEAVLLAERDSSEQASIRARMPVVNHRRFFSQGAQRPASER, via the coding sequence ATGTCCTTTGCGGTAATTCAAATGGTCAGCCAGAGTGATGTGCTGGCCAACCTGGCACAGGCCCGACGCCTGCTGGAGCAAGCGGCGGCAGGTGGTGCGAAGCTGGCAGTTCTGCCTGAGAACTTCGCGGCCATGGGGCGTCGTGATGTGGCCGATATCGGCCGCGCTGAAGCGTTGGGCGACGGCCCGATCCTGCCATGGTTGAAACAGACCGCCCGCGACCTCACCTTATGGATAGTGGCAGGCACGTTGCCGCTGCCGCCCAAGGACCAACCTGACGCCAAGTCCAACGCCTGTTCGTTGCTGATCGATGATCGGGGTGAAATCGTCGCGCGTTACGACAAGCTGCACCTGTTCGATGTGGACGTAGCAGATGCGCGAGGGCGTTATCGTGAATCCGACGACTATGCTTTCGGGAGCAATGTGGTGGTGGCGGATACACCGGTGGGCCGCTTGGGCCTGACGGTGTGTTATGACTTGCGGTTCCCGGAGCTGTACAGCGAATTGCGCGCGGCGGGAGCTGAATTGATTACCGCGCCTTCGGCCTTTACGGCGGTGACCGGTGCCGCGCATTGGGATGTGCTGATCCGTGCGCGCGCCATTGAAACCCAGTGCTACCTGCTGGCGGCCGCTCAAGGCGGTGTGCACCCAGGCCCACGGGAAACCTTTGGCCACGCAGCAATTGTCGACCCTTGGGGGCGAGTGCTGGCGCAGCAGGATCAAGGCGAGGCGGTGTTGTTGGCCGAACGCGACAGCAGTGAACAGGCGTCGATACGGGCGCGCATGCCGGTGGTCAACCATCGGCGCTTTTTCTCGCAGGGCGCGCAGCGGCCTGCTTCGGAACGATGA
- the tldD gene encoding metalloprotease TldD: MSELLSSVSEHLLAPGGVTIESLQTVLGDLAGPGIDAADLYFQGQISESWALEDGIVKEGSFNLDQGVGVRAQSGEKTGFAYSNAITLEALGLAARAARSISRAGQNGTVQAFSTQDVAQLYAPDNPLEVISRAEKVDLLKRIDAATRALDPRIQQVTVSMAGVWERILVASTDGGLAADVRPLVRFNVSVIVEQNGRRERGGHGGGGRTDYRYFLAEDRAMGYAREALRQALVNLEAIPAPAGTLPVVLGSGWSGVLLHEAVGHGLEGDFNRKGSSAYSGRMGEMVASKLCTIVDDGTLAGRRGSLSVDDEGTPTECTTLIENGVLKGYMQDKLNARLMGVARTGNGRRESYAHLPMPRMTNTYMLGGESDPAEIIASVKRGIYCANLGGGQVDITSGKFVFSTSEAYLIEDGKITAPVKGATLIGNGPEAMSKVSMVGNDLLLDSGVGTCGKDGQSVPVGVGQPTLKIDAITVGGTGS; encoded by the coding sequence ATGAGCGAGTTGTTGTCCTCAGTCAGTGAACACCTCCTGGCACCCGGTGGCGTGACCATCGAAAGTTTGCAAACCGTGCTCGGTGATCTGGCCGGGCCGGGCATCGACGCGGCCGATCTGTATTTCCAGGGCCAGATTTCCGAATCGTGGGCTCTCGAAGACGGCATCGTCAAGGAAGGCAGTTTCAACCTTGACCAAGGCGTCGGTGTGCGCGCGCAATCCGGTGAAAAGACCGGCTTTGCCTACAGCAACGCTATTACCCTTGAAGCCCTTGGCCTCGCTGCCCGTGCGGCGCGCTCGATTTCCCGTGCCGGCCAGAACGGCACGGTGCAGGCGTTCAGCACCCAGGACGTGGCCCAGTTGTACGCGCCGGATAACCCCCTGGAAGTGATCAGCCGTGCGGAGAAGGTCGACTTGCTCAAGCGTATCGACGCGGCCACCCGTGCCCTCGACCCGCGTATCCAGCAAGTGACCGTGAGCATGGCCGGTGTGTGGGAGCGCATCCTTGTGGCGTCCACCGACGGCGGCCTGGCGGCGGATGTACGGCCGCTGGTGCGTTTCAATGTCAGCGTGATCGTCGAGCAGAACGGTCGCCGCGAGCGTGGCGGTCATGGTGGTGGTGGGCGTACCGACTACCGCTATTTCCTCGCTGAAGACCGTGCCATGGGCTATGCCCGTGAAGCGCTGCGTCAGGCATTGGTCAACCTGGAAGCCATTCCCGCGCCAGCCGGTACATTGCCGGTGGTGTTGGGCTCGGGCTGGTCCGGTGTGTTGCTCCATGAAGCCGTAGGGCACGGCCTGGAAGGCGACTTCAACCGCAAGGGCAGTTCGGCCTACAGTGGGCGCATGGGCGAGATGGTCGCCTCCAAGCTGTGCACCATTGTCGATGACGGCACCCTGGCCGGTCGCCGTGGCTCGCTGAGCGTCGACGACGAAGGTACGCCGACCGAGTGCACCACGCTGATTGAAAACGGCGTGCTCAAGGGCTACATGCAAGACAAACTCAACGCCCGCCTGATGGGAGTGGCCCGCACCGGTAACGGCCGTCGCGAGTCTTACGCGCACTTGCCGATGCCACGCATGACCAACACCTACATGCTCGGTGGCGAAAGCGACCCGGCAGAAATCATTGCCTCGGTAAAACGCGGGATCTACTGCGCCAACCTCGGCGGCGGCCAGGTGGATATCACCAGCGGTAAGTTTGTGTTCTCCACCAGCGAGGCGTACCTGATCGAAGACGGCAAGATTACCGCGCCGGTCAAAGGGGCGACGTTGATTGGTAACGGGCCGGAAGCCATGAGCAAGGTGTCGATGGTCGGTAACGACCTTTTGCTGGACAGCGGCGTGGGCACGTGCGGCAAGGATGGGCAGTCAGTGCCGGTCGGCGTTGGTCAGCCTACCTTGAAGATTGATGCGATCACCGTGGGTGGCACGGGCTCGTAA
- the yjgA gene encoding ribosome biogenesis factor YjgA encodes MVDSYDDSLDGEKSKTQVKRELHALVDLGERLTTLKPDLIAKLPLTDEMRRALADAPKHTANIARKRHIMFIGKLMRDQDTDAILTLLDQLDASTRQYNERFHNLERWRDRLISGDDAVLEKFVVDYPDADRQQLRSLIRQAQHEVAQNKAPATSRKIFKYIRELDETQRGLR; translated from the coding sequence ATGGTTGATTCTTACGACGACTCCCTCGATGGGGAGAAAAGCAAAACCCAGGTCAAACGCGAGCTGCATGCTCTGGTTGACCTCGGCGAGCGCCTTACAACGCTCAAGCCGGACTTGATTGCAAAACTGCCACTGACCGACGAAATGCGCCGGGCTCTGGCGGATGCACCTAAGCACACCGCGAATATCGCGCGTAAACGGCACATCATGTTTATCGGCAAACTGATGCGCGATCAGGACACTGACGCCATTCTGACCTTGCTCGATCAACTGGATGCCTCCACTCGCCAGTACAACGAACGCTTCCATAACCTGGAACGTTGGCGTGACCGCCTGATCTCGGGCGATGACGCGGTGCTGGAGAAATTCGTAGTGGACTATCCGGACGCGGACCGCCAGCAACTGCGCTCCCTGATCCGTCAGGCCCAGCACGAAGTGGCGCAAAACAAGGCTCCGGCCACCAGCCGTAAAATTTTCAAGTACATCCGTGAGCTGGACGAGACTCAACGCGGCCTGCGTTGA
- the pmbA gene encoding metalloprotease PmbA yields the protein MSAAQSVGPQALPALQEQVEQILAEAKRQGASACEVAVSLEQGLSTSVRQREVETVEFNRDQGFGITLYVGQRKGSASTSASGPEAIRETVAAALAIAKHTSEDECSGLADKALMAKDLKDFDLFHAWDITPERAIELALTCEAAAFDADARIKNADGTTLSTHQGCRVYGNSHGFIGGYASTRHSLSCVMIAEANGQMQRDYWYDVSRQGELLADPVSIGQRAAQRAASRLGARPVPTCEVPVLFSAELAGGLFGSFLGAISGGNLYRKSSFLEGAIGQKLFPEWLTIDERPHLMRAMGSSAFDGDGLATYAKPFVEKGELVSYVLGTYAGRKLGLPSTANSGGVHNLFVTHGDEDQAALLRRMGRGLLVTELMGSGLNMVTGDYSRGAAGFWVENGEIQFAVQEVTIAGNMRDMFKQIVAVGNDLELRSNIRTGSVLIERMTVAGS from the coding sequence ATGAGTGCAGCCCAAAGCGTCGGTCCGCAAGCGTTACCGGCACTGCAGGAACAAGTCGAGCAGATCCTTGCCGAGGCCAAGCGCCAGGGGGCCAGTGCCTGTGAAGTGGCGGTGTCGCTGGAGCAGGGGCTGTCGACGTCGGTACGCCAGCGGGAAGTGGAAACCGTGGAGTTCAACCGCGACCAGGGGTTTGGCATCACATTGTATGTGGGGCAGCGCAAAGGGTCGGCCAGTACCTCGGCCAGTGGGCCGGAAGCGATTCGCGAAACCGTCGCGGCGGCGTTGGCCATTGCCAAGCACACCTCCGAAGATGAATGCTCGGGCCTGGCAGATAAAGCGCTGATGGCCAAGGATTTAAAGGACTTCGATCTTTTTCACGCTTGGGATATCACACCCGAACGGGCAATCGAACTGGCGCTGACTTGCGAAGCGGCGGCCTTTGATGCCGATGCCCGCATCAAAAACGCCGACGGCACCACGCTGAGCACACATCAAGGCTGTCGCGTCTATGGCAATAGCCATGGTTTCATCGGCGGCTATGCCTCGACTCGCCACAGCTTAAGCTGTGTGATGATCGCTGAAGCCAATGGCCAGATGCAGCGCGACTATTGGTATGACGTCAGCCGCCAGGGCGAATTGTTGGCCGACCCGGTCAGCATCGGCCAGCGCGCCGCGCAACGTGCAGCAAGCCGCCTGGGCGCCCGTCCGGTACCGACTTGCGAAGTCCCTGTGCTGTTTTCGGCGGAACTGGCCGGTGGTTTGTTCGGCAGTTTCCTGGGCGCGATTTCCGGCGGTAATCTGTACCGCAAGTCTTCGTTTCTTGAAGGCGCTATTGGCCAGAAACTGTTTCCTGAGTGGTTGACCATCGATGAACGTCCGCACCTGATGCGTGCCATGGGCAGTTCAGCGTTCGACGGTGATGGCCTGGCCACTTATGCCAAGCCATTTGTCGAGAAGGGCGAGCTGGTGTCCTACGTACTGGGCACGTACGCCGGCCGCAAGCTTGGCCTGCCAAGCACTGCCAACTCCGGTGGCGTGCACAACCTGTTCGTCACCCATGGCGACGAAGATCAGGCGGCGCTGTTGCGTCGTATGGGCCGCGGCTTGCTGGTCACCGAATTGATGGGCAGTGGCCTGAATATGGTTACCGGTGATTATTCACGCGGCGCGGCAGGTTTCTGGGTGGAAAACGGTGAAATTCAATTCGCCGTTCAGGAAGTCACCATTGCCGGCAATATGCGCGATATGTTCAAGCAGATCGTCGCGGTGGGTAATGACCTGGAACTGCGCAGCAACATTCGCACGGGTTCTGTACTGATCGAACGGATGACCGTCGCCGGCAGCTAA